The following proteins come from a genomic window of Anaerobutyricum hallii:
- a CDS encoding YoaK family protein: MNKKVQISESIELGILLALSGGFMDAYSYIGRGEVFANAQTGNMLLLGVHLSEGDIPAAIRYLCPVLAFTFGIALSDIVRNLGKGGHLHWRQISVVTEAIILAIVSFFPQSHNLLANSLTSLACGIQVETFRKIHGNGIATTMCIGNLRSGTQNIYTFFQTKKRDALEKGLLYYGIILCFICGAIIGNQCIKYLHERAILVSSALLLLSFIMMFITRDEA, encoded by the coding sequence TTGAATAAAAAAGTGCAGATTTCAGAATCAATTGAGCTTGGTATCCTGCTTGCCTTATCGGGTGGTTTCATGGATGCCTATTCTTATATAGGAAGAGGAGAGGTTTTTGCTAATGCACAAACAGGAAATATGCTTCTTCTTGGTGTACATCTTTCGGAAGGAGATATTCCTGCTGCTATTCGATACCTTTGTCCGGTTCTCGCTTTTACTTTCGGAATTGCGCTCTCTGATATTGTTCGAAACTTAGGAAAAGGAGGGCATCTACACTGGAGGCAGATTTCTGTTGTTACAGAAGCTATCATTCTTGCCATCGTAAGCTTTTTTCCACAAAGCCATAATCTTCTGGCAAACAGTTTAACTTCTCTTGCCTGTGGCATACAGGTGGAAACTTTCCGAAAAATTCATGGCAATGGTATTGCTACAACCATGTGTATCGGAAATCTTCGAAGCGGCACACAAAATATTTACACCTTCTTCCAGACAAAGAAACGGGATGCTCTTGAAAAGGGACTTCTCTACTACGGAATTATTCTCTGCTTTATCTGCGGAGCAATCATTGGAAATCAATGTATTAAATATTTACATGAACGGGCAATCCTTGTATCTTCCGCTCTACTCTTACTTTCCTTCATCATGATGTTTATAACAAGGGATGAGGCATAA
- the trxB gene encoding thioredoxin-disulfide reductase, whose translation MDKIYDVVIIGGGPGGYTAALYCARAGLSTMVLEKLSAGGQMALTSQIDNYPGFEEGIDGFSLAEKMQQGAERFGAETELAEVLSVDFSGEIKKIESSEGTFKAKTIIIATGAVPRELGVPGEKELVGRGVGYCATCDGMFYRNKTVMVIGGGNTAAADAMTLSRICEKVILVHRRDSLRATKVYHKQLEETPNIEFYWNTTVSEFLYDKKLTGAKLHNVKTGEDTEISVDGAFISIGRKPSSELFEGILAMDEAGYIIADESTRTNIPGVFAIGDVRTKALRQVVTAVADGATASHYIEEYLAHQM comes from the coding sequence ATGGATAAAATATATGATGTAGTAATTATCGGTGGAGGTCCTGGCGGATATACAGCGGCGCTTTATTGTGCAAGAGCAGGACTTTCTACGATGGTTCTTGAAAAGCTGTCTGCCGGAGGGCAGATGGCACTTACTTCCCAGATTGATAATTATCCGGGCTTTGAGGAAGGGATTGATGGATTCAGTCTGGCGGAAAAGATGCAGCAAGGGGCAGAGCGTTTTGGCGCTGAGACAGAGCTTGCAGAAGTACTGAGTGTGGATTTTTCCGGTGAGATAAAGAAGATAGAGAGCAGTGAAGGAACATTTAAGGCGAAAACGATTATTATCGCGACAGGTGCCGTTCCAAGAGAACTTGGAGTGCCGGGAGAGAAAGAATTGGTTGGACGTGGCGTTGGCTACTGTGCTACCTGTGATGGAATGTTTTACCGAAACAAAACGGTTATGGTTATTGGTGGTGGAAATACAGCAGCAGCGGATGCCATGACCTTATCAAGAATCTGCGAAAAAGTGATTCTTGTTCATCGAAGAGATTCTCTTCGTGCAACAAAGGTTTATCATAAGCAGTTAGAGGAAACACCGAATATCGAATTTTACTGGAACACAACAGTCAGCGAATTTTTATACGATAAGAAGCTTACCGGTGCAAAGCTGCATAATGTAAAGACAGGAGAAGATACAGAAATTTCTGTCGATGGTGCATTTATCAGTATTGGAAGAAAACCGTCCTCTGAATTGTTTGAAGGAATTCTTGCTATGGATGAAGCCGGATATATTATTGCAGACGAGTCAACACGCACGAATATACCAGGAGTATTTGCCATTGGTGATGTCCGGACAAAAGCACTTCGTCAGGTAGTAACTGCCGTAGCAGATGGAGCAACGGCATCGCATTATATAGAAGAATATCTGGCGCATCAGATGTAA
- a CDS encoding AI-2E family transporter, producing MEKETKRSLLLITFGVVLFALLMHFPTVIKTIQRGIALILPIIVGLILAFVLNVPMKMFEQLFTKIKKKYPKLEKMPVTGVSLFATMACIVLLIGIVYTMFVPGLVTSVKSIYIVFMENTPKWLSWLRSNGMDTAWISKEIASWDFNKLMAQITGNVGNVGNALGKVVDATTSFFGVAVNALMGFIIAIYVLLSKNSLSRQCKKMLYAHLSKKHADKICYISNLVNETYSKFFSGQCIEAVILGLLMFAAFTIFRLPYANLIAVLTAILSFIPYIGAFAACFIGALLIVMVDPWKGLLSIVVYQVVQFIENQFIYPRVVGGSVGLAPLWTLSAALIGGNLFGVIGMIFAIPVTAVLYVLVKDDANRRLQRKKIDL from the coding sequence ATGGAAAAAGAAACAAAAAGAAGCCTTTTGTTAATTACATTTGGCGTTGTATTATTTGCCTTGCTGATGCATTTTCCAACAGTGATCAAGACCATACAGAGAGGGATTGCATTGATCCTTCCTATTATAGTAGGTCTGATTCTTGCATTTGTTCTAAATGTTCCTATGAAAATGTTTGAGCAGCTTTTTACAAAAATAAAAAAGAAATATCCGAAGTTAGAAAAAATGCCGGTAACAGGAGTAAGCTTATTTGCGACAATGGCCTGCATCGTTCTTTTGATTGGAATTGTATACACGATGTTTGTACCAGGACTTGTAACTTCCGTAAAAAGTATTTATATTGTTTTTATGGAAAATACACCAAAATGGCTGTCATGGCTTCGGAGTAACGGAATGGATACTGCATGGATTTCAAAAGAAATTGCCTCTTGGGATTTTAATAAACTTATGGCACAGATTACAGGAAATGTAGGAAACGTAGGAAATGCACTAGGAAAAGTAGTGGATGCCACAACCTCTTTTTTTGGTGTAGCAGTCAATGCGTTAATGGGATTTATTATAGCAATCTATGTATTATTGAGTAAGAATTCTCTCTCAAGACAATGCAAAAAAATGCTTTATGCACATTTATCCAAAAAGCATGCCGATAAAATATGTTACATATCCAATCTTGTGAATGAAACATACTCTAAATTTTTCTCTGGACAGTGTATTGAAGCAGTTATTCTTGGTCTGCTAATGTTTGCTGCATTTACAATTTTCCGCCTTCCGTACGCCAATCTGATTGCGGTACTTACGGCAATCCTTTCCTTCATACCATATATCGGAGCATTTGCAGCCTGTTTTATCGGGGCATTGCTCATCGTCATGGTAGACCCATGGAAAGGTCTTTTAAGTATCGTTGTTTATCAGGTTGTACAGTTTATAGAAAATCAGTTCATTTACCCAAGAGTAGTCGGCGGTTCCGTTGGGCTTGCTCCACTCTGGACCTTAAGCGCAGCTTTGATCGGAGGCAATCTTTTTGGAGTAATTGGAATGATATTTGCGATACCAGTCACAGCAGTATTATATGTTCTAGTTAAAGACGATGCAAATCGTAGATTACAAAGAAAAAAGATTGATTTATAG